A genomic region of Streptomyces sp. R33 contains the following coding sequences:
- a CDS encoding ferritin-like domain-containing protein has protein sequence MKTDPSPANRALEAAQSALAAEHAAAYGYGVIGARASSAHSAEAREAHGGHLSRRDALARTVREMGGSPRPAEAAYALPFEVRTPADAERLAAEIEDRVAGAYSDLVRAADGRLRREAADALSAAAVRAARWRGVGVAFPGLTERGERARTS, from the coding sequence GTGAAGACCGACCCCTCCCCCGCGAACCGCGCCCTCGAGGCCGCGCAGTCGGCGCTCGCCGCCGAGCACGCGGCCGCGTACGGCTACGGGGTCATCGGAGCGCGCGCCTCCTCCGCGCACTCTGCCGAGGCCCGCGAGGCGCACGGCGGCCACTTGTCCCGGCGGGACGCGCTCGCCCGGACGGTGCGCGAGATGGGCGGTTCGCCGCGGCCCGCGGAGGCGGCGTACGCCCTGCCCTTCGAGGTGCGCACCCCGGCCGATGCCGAGCGGCTGGCCGCCGAGATCGAGGACCGGGTGGCGGGTGCGTACTCCGATCTGGTGCGGGCCGCGGACGGCCGGCTGCGCCGCGAGGCGGCCGACGCGCTGAGCGCCGCGGCCGTGCGCGCGGCACGCTGGCGTGGTGTCGGCGTAGCCTTCCCTGGGCTCACGGAACGCGGAGAACGAGCCCGGACCAGCTGA
- a CDS encoding aminoglycoside phosphotransferase family protein has protein sequence MAFEPPQRLVRALGETPDPAQNADWLGQLPRLAEEALARRGVQAQRVQAPGGRSSLVVLVRYADGTPAAVKLAPPSARPDRELAALAHWGGFGAVRVLDTRHHEEDGALLLERLHPEVSLRSLPEAKALLEASGTLRRLWVAPPAGHPFETVAERTAQQAEVLRKAPPEAEALASAALAALEELTALPGEELLLHGNFRQGKVLAGERAPWLAVGPDPLVGDRAYDLARLVRDRLEDQVASSAGASGARRRVNKLADSLEVDRDRLRGWTLFRAVESGNRALTAGRRRDAELLLEFAAWL, from the coding sequence ATGGCTTTCGAACCGCCGCAGCGGCTTGTACGGGCGCTCGGCGAGACGCCGGATCCGGCGCAGAACGCGGACTGGCTGGGGCAGTTGCCCCGGCTCGCCGAGGAGGCGCTGGCCCGGCGTGGGGTGCAGGCCCAGCGGGTGCAGGCTCCGGGCGGCCGGAGCAGTCTGGTCGTCCTCGTCCGCTACGCCGACGGGACCCCGGCCGCGGTGAAGCTGGCTCCCCCGTCCGCGCGGCCCGACCGGGAGCTGGCCGCGCTGGCGCACTGGGGCGGGTTCGGCGCCGTACGGGTCCTCGACACCCGGCACCACGAGGAGGACGGGGCGCTGCTGCTGGAGCGGCTCCACCCCGAGGTGTCGCTGCGGTCGCTGCCGGAGGCGAAGGCCCTGCTGGAGGCGAGCGGGACGCTGCGCAGGCTGTGGGTGGCCCCACCGGCCGGGCACCCGTTCGAGACGGTGGCCGAGCGCACCGCGCAGCAGGCGGAGGTGCTGCGCAAGGCCCCGCCGGAGGCCGAGGCGCTGGCGTCCGCCGCGCTCGCGGCCCTCGAGGAGCTGACGGCGCTGCCCGGCGAAGAGCTGCTGCTGCACGGGAACTTCCGGCAGGGCAAGGTGCTGGCCGGCGAGCGGGCGCCGTGGCTGGCGGTCGGCCCGGACCCGCTGGTCGGGGACCGTGCGTACGACCTGGCCCGGCTGGTCCGGGACCGGCTGGAGGACCAGGTCGCGTCGTCGGCGGGGGCGTCGGGCGCCCGGCGCCGGGTGAACAAGCTGGCCGACTCCCTGGAGGTGGACCGGGACCGGCTGCGCGGCTGGACGCTGTTCCGCGCGGTGGAGTCCGGGAACCGGGCGCTGACCGCGGGACGGCGCCGGGACGCGGAGCTGCTGCTGGAGTTCGCGGCCTGGTTGTAG
- a CDS encoding slipin family protein, with translation MVQELLTAGIAAAVGVAAYAGVAARVVRQYERGLVFRFGRLREGVRGPGFTMILPFVDRLHKVNMQIVTLPVPAQEGITRDNVTVRVDAVVYFKVVDPANAIIEVEDYRFAVSQMAQTSLRSIIGKSDLDDLLSNREKLNQGLELMIDSPAVGWGVQIDRVEIKDVSLPETMKRSMARQAEADRERRARVINADAELQASKKLAEAAAVMSEQPAALQLRLLQTVVAVAAEKNSTLVLPFPVELLRFLERAAPPAPGATPPGPELATAPPPAPELNGSADPGPALDASRETGPALNGSPDTGPALNGSPDPGPSLTASPGPGSTVDGSRGRVPGAVTRDSGAPGTDEAQAG, from the coding sequence ATGGTCCAGGAACTGCTGACAGCGGGAATCGCAGCGGCCGTGGGAGTCGCGGCGTACGCGGGCGTGGCCGCACGGGTGGTGCGGCAGTACGAGCGGGGCCTGGTCTTCCGCTTCGGCCGCCTGCGGGAGGGCGTCCGCGGGCCGGGCTTCACCATGATCCTTCCGTTCGTGGACCGCCTTCACAAGGTGAACATGCAGATCGTGACGCTGCCGGTGCCCGCGCAGGAGGGCATCACGCGGGACAACGTCACCGTGCGGGTGGACGCGGTCGTGTACTTCAAGGTCGTGGACCCGGCGAACGCGATCATCGAGGTGGAGGACTACCGCTTCGCGGTCTCGCAGATGGCGCAGACCTCGCTGCGTTCGATCATCGGCAAGTCGGACCTGGACGATCTGCTGTCCAACCGCGAGAAGCTGAACCAGGGCCTGGAGCTGATGATCGACAGCCCGGCGGTGGGGTGGGGCGTGCAGATCGACCGGGTCGAGATCAAGGACGTCTCACTGCCGGAGACGATGAAGCGGTCGATGGCACGGCAGGCGGAGGCGGACCGCGAGCGGCGGGCACGGGTCATCAACGCGGATGCGGAGCTTCAGGCTTCGAAGAAGCTGGCCGAGGCGGCGGCGGTGATGTCGGAGCAGCCGGCGGCGCTTCAGCTGCGGCTGCTGCAGACGGTGGTGGCGGTGGCTGCGGAGAAGAACTCCACGCTGGTCCTCCCGTTCCCGGTGGAGCTCCTCCGCTTCCTGGAACGCGCTGCCCCGCCGGCCCCGGGGGCCACGCCCCCCGGCCCGGAACTCGCCACCGCGCCGCCCCCCGCCCCCGAGCTGAACGGCTCGGCGGACCCCGGACCGGCGCTGGACGCCTCGCGGGAGACCGGGCCTGCGCTGAACGGCTCGCCGGACACCGGCCCCGCCTTGAACGGCTCCCCGGACCCCGGCCCGTCACTGACCGCCTCCCCCGGTCCCGGCTCCACGGTGGACGGCTCGCGGGGCCGGGTCCCGGGCGCCGTCACCCGGGACTCCGGCGCACCCGGCACGGACGAAGCGCAGGCCGGCTGA
- a CDS encoding proline--tRNA ligase, with protein MSSQHVQRMSRLMAKTLREDPADAETLSHRLLVRAGYVRRSSAGVWIWLPLGKKVLDNVSRIVREEMDAIGAQEVLLPALLPKEPYEVSGRWSEYGDLLFRLKDRKGADYLLGPTHEEIFTLVVKDQCTSYKDLPVMLYQIQTKYRDEARPRSGVLRGREFQMKDSYSFDVSDEGLAESYALHRAAYQRIFERLGLDHRIVSAVSGAMGGSASEEFLAPAPAGEDTFVDCPSCDYAANTEAVTFALTPVDAEHPALEEVDTPDTPTIETLAAHLGVPASATLKNLLVKVDGEIVAVGVPGDREVDLGKLGEHLAPAVVELVTAEDFVDRPDLVRGYVGPQGLGKVRYLADPRVAPGTSWVTGANREHTHARNVVCGRDFEVDQYLDVVVVEPGDPCPRCGAGLRLDRAIEIGHIFQLGRKYADAFGLDVLGREGKPVRVTMGSYGIGVSRAVAALAEQTADERGLAWPAAVAPADVHVVAAGKAVPLALAERAAEALAGSGLRVLLDDRPGLSPGVKLTDAELIGVPWILVAGRRSADEVVELQHRATGTREELPLPEALSRLTA; from the coding sequence ATGTCATCGCAACACGTGCAGCGCATGTCCCGTCTCATGGCCAAGACCCTCCGCGAGGACCCGGCCGACGCGGAGACCCTCAGCCACCGGCTCCTCGTCCGCGCCGGATACGTCCGCCGCAGCTCCGCGGGCGTGTGGATCTGGCTGCCGCTCGGCAAGAAGGTCCTCGACAACGTCTCGCGCATCGTCCGCGAGGAGATGGACGCCATCGGGGCCCAGGAGGTGCTGCTCCCGGCGCTGCTGCCGAAGGAGCCGTACGAGGTCAGCGGGCGCTGGTCGGAGTACGGGGACCTGCTCTTCCGGCTCAAGGACCGCAAGGGCGCGGACTACCTGCTCGGCCCCACCCACGAGGAGATCTTCACCCTCGTGGTGAAGGACCAGTGCACGTCCTACAAGGACCTGCCGGTCATGCTCTACCAGATCCAGACCAAGTACCGCGACGAGGCCCGGCCGCGGTCCGGCGTGCTGCGCGGGCGCGAGTTCCAGATGAAGGACTCGTACTCCTTCGACGTGAGCGACGAGGGCCTCGCGGAGTCCTACGCCCTGCACCGGGCCGCGTACCAGCGGATCTTCGAGCGCCTCGGCCTGGACCACCGCATCGTGTCGGCGGTGTCGGGAGCGATGGGCGGCTCGGCGTCGGAGGAGTTCCTGGCGCCCGCGCCGGCGGGCGAGGACACGTTCGTGGACTGCCCGTCCTGCGACTACGCGGCGAACACGGAGGCGGTGACCTTCGCGCTGACCCCGGTGGACGCGGAGCACCCCGCGCTGGAGGAGGTGGACACCCCCGACACCCCGACGATCGAGACGCTGGCGGCGCACCTGGGCGTGCCGGCGTCGGCGACGCTGAAGAACCTCCTGGTGAAGGTCGACGGCGAGATCGTCGCCGTGGGCGTTCCCGGTGACCGGGAGGTCGACCTCGGCAAGCTGGGTGAGCATCTGGCCCCGGCGGTGGTGGAGTTGGTGACGGCCGAGGACTTCGTCGACCGCCCCGACCTGGTACGCGGCTACGTGGGCCCGCAGGGCCTCGGCAAGGTCCGCTACCTGGCCGACCCCCGTGTCGCGCCCGGCACTTCGTGGGTGACGGGGGCCAACCGCGAGCACACGCACGCCCGGAACGTGGTCTGCGGGCGCGACTTCGAGGTGGACCAGTACCTCGACGTGGTCGTCGTCGAGCCCGGCGACCCCTGCCCGCGGTGCGGTGCCGGGCTCCGGCTGGACCGCGCGATCGAGATCGGGCACATCTTCCAGCTGGGCCGCAAGTACGCGGACGCGTTCGGGCTGGACGTGCTGGGCCGGGAGGGCAAGCCGGTGCGGGTCACGATGGGCTCGTACGGGATCGGCGTCTCGCGGGCGGTGGCCGCGCTGGCCGAACAGACCGCCGACGAACGGGGCCTGGCCTGGCCGGCTGCGGTGGCCCCGGCGGACGTCCACGTGGTGGCGGCGGGCAAGGCGGTTCCGCTGGCGCTGGCGGAGCGGGCGGCCGAGGCTCTCGCGGGGTCCGGGCTGCGGGTCCTGCTGGACGACCGGCCGGGCCTGTCCCCGGGCGTGAAGCTCACGGACGCGGAGCTGATCGGGGTCCCGTGGATCCTGGTCGCGGGCCGCCGCTCGGCGGACGAGGTGGTCGAGCTCCAGCACCGCGCCACGGGCACCCGCGAGGAACTCCCCCTGCCCGAAGCCCTGTCCCGCCTGACGGCGTGA
- a CDS encoding GNAT family N-acetyltransferase produces MLPTPGGDDPDRPAGLRIGPLDLADRVDEALRVQAVAFGLSEEEVGIRRYIVQRHMTCRGARALGAFTEDGALAGFVYGMPNDRAYWWSSVVEPYLRAEGHDGWLDGAFVITELHVHPGFQGHGVGRTLITRLTDAAEEPRSILSAIDTESPARGLYRALGYTDLARQVHFPSASLPYAVMGAPLPLRRP; encoded by the coding sequence ATGCTGCCTACCCCCGGGGGCGACGACCCCGACCGGCCCGCCGGACTCCGCATCGGTCCCCTCGACCTCGCCGACCGCGTGGACGAGGCGCTGCGCGTGCAGGCCGTGGCCTTCGGGCTGAGCGAGGAGGAGGTCGGCATCCGGCGCTACATCGTGCAGCGCCACATGACCTGCCGCGGAGCCCGCGCCCTCGGCGCGTTCACCGAGGACGGCGCCCTCGCCGGGTTCGTGTACGGGATGCCGAACGACCGGGCGTACTGGTGGTCCTCGGTCGTCGAGCCGTACCTGCGGGCCGAGGGGCACGACGGCTGGCTCGACGGTGCCTTCGTCATCACCGAGCTGCACGTCCACCCCGGCTTCCAGGGCCACGGCGTCGGCCGCACCCTCATCACCCGGCTCACCGACGCCGCCGAGGAGCCCCGCTCCATCCTCTCCGCCATCGACACCGAGAGCCCGGCCCGCGGGCTCTACCGGGCCCTCGGCTACACGGACCTGGCCCGACAGGTGCACTTCCCGAGCGCGAGCCTCCCGTACGCCGTGATGGGGGCCCCGCTGCCGCTGCGCCGCCCCTGA
- a CDS encoding DUF4081 domain-containing GNAT family N-acetyltransferase: MTQTTTRVLEPSDLDAALEVLGREPVENAFVTSRVQVAGLDPWRLGGEMWGYYADGELRSLCYAGANLVPVCADSDAVRAFADRARRTGRRCSSIVGPAEATRLLWRLLEPSWGPARDIRSHQPLMVTEQASADVRPDPLVRRIRKDEMDLIMPACVAMFTEEVGVSPLAGDGGLLYQARVAELVGTGRSFARIEDGKVVFKAEIGAATARACQIQGVWVDPEFRGRGHSETGMAAVVEFALRDVAPVVSLYVNDFNTAARAAYRRVGFREVGAFMSVLF, encoded by the coding sequence TTGACGCAGACCACCACCCGGGTCCTTGAGCCCAGTGATCTCGACGCCGCCCTCGAAGTCCTCGGACGCGAGCCGGTCGAGAACGCCTTCGTCACCTCCCGGGTCCAGGTCGCCGGCCTCGACCCGTGGCGCCTGGGCGGCGAGATGTGGGGCTACTACGCCGACGGGGAGCTGCGCTCCCTCTGCTACGCCGGCGCCAACCTCGTCCCCGTCTGCGCCGACTCCGACGCCGTCCGCGCCTTCGCCGACCGGGCCCGCCGCACCGGCCGCCGCTGCTCCTCCATCGTCGGCCCCGCCGAGGCCACCCGGCTGCTGTGGCGGCTCCTGGAGCCCAGCTGGGGACCCGCCCGCGACATCCGCTCCCACCAGCCGCTCATGGTCACCGAGCAGGCGTCCGCGGACGTGCGCCCCGACCCGCTGGTGCGGCGCATCCGCAAGGACGAGATGGACCTGATCATGCCCGCCTGCGTGGCCATGTTCACCGAGGAGGTCGGCGTCTCGCCGCTGGCGGGCGACGGCGGTCTGCTCTACCAGGCCCGGGTCGCCGAGCTGGTCGGCACCGGCCGCTCCTTCGCCCGCATCGAGGACGGCAAGGTCGTCTTCAAGGCGGAGATCGGCGCCGCGACCGCCAGGGCCTGCCAGATCCAGGGCGTTTGGGTGGACCCCGAGTTCCGCGGCCGAGGGCACTCCGAGACCGGGATGGCGGCCGTCGTCGAGTTCGCGCTGCGCGATGTCGCGCCCGTGGTCAGCCTGTACGTCAACGACTTCAACACCGCGGCCCGTGCCGCCTACCGCCGCGTCGGCTTCCGCGAGGTGGGCGCGTTCATGAGCGTGCTCTTCTGA
- the ispG gene encoding flavodoxin-dependent (E)-4-hydroxy-3-methylbut-2-enyl-diphosphate synthase: MTAISLGMPAVPTKLADRRVSRKIQVGSVAVGGDAPVSVQSMTTTRTSDIGATLQQIAELTASGCEIVRVACPTQDDADALAVIAKKSQIPVIADIHFQPKYVFAAIDAGCAAVRVNPGNIKQFDDKVKEIAKAANDARTPIRIGVNAGSLDARLLKKYGKATPEALVESALWEASLFEEHGFSDIKISVKHNDPVVMVNAYRQLAAQCTYPLHLGVTEAGPAFQGTIKSAVAFGALLSEGIGDTIRVSLSAPPVEEVKVGIQILESLNLKPRRLEIVSCPSCGRAQVDVYKLAEEVTAGLTGMEVPLRVAVMGCVVNGPGEAREADLGVASGNGKGQIFVKGEVIKTVPESKIVETLIEEAMKIAEQMEKDGVMSGEPTVAIGV; the protein is encoded by the coding sequence ATGACTGCCATCTCTCTCGGAATGCCGGCCGTGCCGACGAAGCTTGCCGACCGCAGGGTCAGCCGCAAGATCCAGGTCGGTTCGGTGGCCGTCGGTGGCGACGCACCCGTTTCGGTGCAGTCGATGACCACCACCCGAACCTCCGACATCGGCGCCACGCTCCAGCAGATCGCCGAGCTGACCGCCTCCGGCTGCGAGATCGTCCGCGTGGCCTGCCCGACCCAGGACGACGCCGACGCCCTCGCCGTCATCGCGAAGAAGTCGCAGATCCCGGTCATCGCCGACATCCACTTCCAGCCCAAGTACGTGTTCGCCGCGATCGACGCCGGCTGCGCCGCCGTCCGCGTGAACCCGGGCAACATCAAGCAGTTCGACGACAAGGTCAAGGAGATCGCGAAGGCCGCCAACGACGCGCGCACTCCGATCCGCATCGGCGTCAACGCCGGCTCCCTCGACGCCCGGCTGCTCAAGAAGTACGGCAAGGCCACCCCCGAGGCGCTCGTCGAGTCCGCGCTCTGGGAGGCCTCCCTCTTCGAGGAGCACGGCTTCAGCGACATCAAGATCTCGGTCAAGCACAACGACCCGGTCGTCATGGTCAACGCCTACCGCCAGCTCGCCGCCCAGTGCACGTACCCGCTGCACCTCGGCGTCACCGAGGCCGGCCCCGCCTTCCAGGGCACCATCAAGTCCGCCGTCGCCTTCGGTGCGCTGCTCTCCGAGGGCATCGGCGACACCATCCGCGTCTCCCTCTCGGCCCCGCCGGTCGAGGAGGTCAAGGTCGGCATCCAGATCCTGGAGTCGCTGAACCTCAAGCCGCGCCGCCTGGAGATCGTCTCCTGCCCGTCCTGCGGCCGCGCCCAGGTGGACGTGTACAAGCTGGCCGAGGAGGTCACGGCGGGCCTCACCGGCATGGAGGTCCCGCTGCGCGTCGCCGTCATGGGCTGCGTCGTCAACGGCCCGGGAGAGGCCCGCGAGGCCGACCTCGGTGTCGCCTCCGGCAACGGCAAGGGCCAGATCTTCGTGAAGGGCGAGGTCATCAAGACCGTCCCCGAGTCGAAGATCGTGGAGACCCTCATCGAAGAGGCGATGAAGATCGCCGAGCAGATGGAGAAGGACGGCGTGATGTCCGGCGAGCCCACCGTCGCCATCGGCGTCTGA
- a CDS encoding RIP metalloprotease, producing MTALMTVLGILIFVFGLLVSIAWHELGHLSTAKLFGIRVPQYMVGFGPTIWSRHKGETEYGIKAIPMGGYIRMIGMFPPGEDGKVTARSTSPFRSMIEDARSAAYEELQPGDETRLFYTRRPWKRVIVMFAGPFMNLVLALAIFFGVWMSFGINQTTTQVASVSPCVIQQSEKREICKAGDPVAPAKAAGLLAGDRIVAFNGHKVADWAALQKQIRDTVGPATVTVVRDGKQQSLPVKLIENKVAKTDGHGGYVKGEYVTAGWLGFSPKSEIAPLSFGQSVDHMGEVVDNSVQGLLKLPAKIPALWDAAFSGAEREPDSPMGIVGAARISGEIATLDIPAEQRLVFFLQLVGFFNLSLFLFNMLPLLPLDGGHIAGALWESVRRTVARVFRRPDPGPFDVAKLMPAAYVVAGVFVCFTLLVLVADVVNPIKIT from the coding sequence ATGACAGCACTCATGACGGTGCTCGGAATACTCATCTTCGTATTCGGGCTGCTCGTCTCCATCGCCTGGCACGAGCTCGGCCACCTCTCGACGGCCAAGCTCTTCGGCATCCGCGTGCCCCAGTACATGGTCGGCTTCGGCCCGACCATCTGGTCGCGCCACAAGGGCGAGACCGAGTACGGGATCAAGGCCATCCCGATGGGCGGCTACATCCGCATGATCGGGATGTTCCCGCCCGGCGAGGACGGCAAGGTGACCGCCCGGTCGACCTCGCCGTTCCGTTCGATGATCGAGGACGCGCGCTCGGCGGCGTACGAGGAGCTCCAGCCCGGCGACGAGACGCGGCTGTTCTACACGCGCAGGCCGTGGAAGCGCGTGATCGTGATGTTCGCGGGCCCGTTCATGAACCTGGTGCTGGCACTGGCGATCTTCTTCGGCGTCTGGATGAGCTTCGGGATCAACCAGACGACCACGCAGGTCGCGAGCGTCTCGCCGTGCGTCATCCAGCAGAGCGAGAAGCGCGAGATCTGCAAGGCCGGCGACCCGGTCGCCCCGGCCAAGGCCGCCGGCCTGCTCGCCGGGGACCGGATCGTGGCGTTCAACGGTCACAAGGTGGCCGACTGGGCCGCCCTGCAGAAGCAGATCCGCGACACCGTCGGCCCCGCCACCGTCACGGTCGTCCGGGACGGGAAGCAGCAGTCCCTGCCGGTCAAGCTCATCGAGAACAAGGTCGCCAAGACGGACGGCCACGGCGGGTACGTCAAGGGCGAGTACGTGACGGCCGGCTGGCTCGGCTTCAGCCCGAAGAGCGAGATCGCCCCGCTGTCCTTCGGCCAGTCCGTGGACCACATGGGCGAGGTCGTCGACAACAGCGTCCAGGGGCTGCTCAAGCTGCCCGCCAAGATCCCGGCCCTGTGGGACGCGGCGTTCAGCGGAGCCGAGCGCGAGCCCGACTCCCCGATGGGCATCGTCGGCGCGGCCCGGATCAGCGGCGAGATCGCCACCCTGGACATCCCGGCCGAGCAGCGGCTGGTGTTCTTCCTCCAGCTCGTCGGGTTCTTCAACCTCTCGCTGTTCCTGTTCAACATGCTCCCCCTGCTCCCGCTCGACGGCGGGCACATCGCGGGCGCCCTGTGGGAGTCGGTCCGGCGGACGGTGGCCCGGGTCTTCCGGCGCCCCGACCCCGGCCCGTTCGACGTGGCGAAGCTGATGCCCGCCGCGTACGTGGTGGCCGGCGTGTTCGTCTGCTTCACGCTGCTCGTCCTCGTGGCCGACGTGGTGAACCCGATCAAGATCACCTAG
- the dxr gene encoding 1-deoxy-D-xylulose-5-phosphate reductoisomerase: MSDRPAPLADPHLLFDPAAGRRDIVILGSTGSIGTQAIDLALRNPDRFRVTALSAAGGRVGLLAEQARQLRVNTVAVAREDVVPALKEALDAQYGASEPLPEILAGPDAATELAASECHTVLNGITGSIGLAPTLAALRAGRTLALANKESLIVGGPLVKALAKPGQIIPVDSEHAALFQALAAGTRADVRKLVVTASGGPFRGRTRAELAGVTVKDALAHPTWAMGPVITINSATLVNKGLEVIEAHLLYDIPFDRIEVVVHPQSYVHSMVEFSDGSTLAQATPPDMRGPIAIGLGWPERVPDAAPAFDWTKASTWEFFPLDTEAFPSVGLARHVGTLGSTAPAVFNAANEECVEAFLAGRLPFTAIMDTVSAVVDEHGTPDAGTSLTVADVLEAETWARARAQEMAARAAVEARA; this comes from the coding sequence ATGAGCGACCGCCCAGCCCCCCTCGCCGATCCGCACCTCCTCTTCGACCCCGCGGCCGGCCGGCGGGACATCGTCATCCTCGGATCCACCGGGTCCATCGGTACCCAGGCCATCGACCTCGCCCTGCGCAACCCCGACCGGTTCCGGGTGACCGCGCTGTCCGCCGCCGGCGGGCGCGTCGGGCTGCTGGCCGAGCAGGCCCGGCAGCTGCGCGTGAACACGGTGGCCGTGGCCCGCGAGGACGTCGTACCGGCCCTGAAGGAGGCGCTGGACGCCCAGTACGGCGCCTCCGAGCCGCTGCCCGAGATCCTGGCCGGGCCCGACGCGGCGACCGAGCTCGCTGCCTCCGAGTGCCACACCGTCCTCAACGGCATCACCGGTTCCATCGGCCTCGCGCCGACCCTCGCCGCGCTGCGGGCGGGCCGCACCCTGGCCCTGGCCAACAAGGAGTCGCTGATCGTCGGCGGCCCGCTGGTCAAGGCCCTCGCGAAGCCCGGTCAGATCATCCCGGTCGACTCCGAGCACGCGGCCCTGTTCCAGGCCCTCGCCGCCGGCACCCGGGCCGATGTCCGCAAGCTCGTGGTCACCGCCTCCGGCGGGCCCTTCCGCGGCCGTACCCGCGCCGAGCTGGCGGGCGTCACCGTCAAGGACGCCCTCGCGCACCCGACCTGGGCCATGGGCCCGGTGATCACCATCAACTCGGCGACCCTGGTCAACAAGGGGCTGGAGGTCATCGAGGCGCACCTGCTCTACGACATCCCCTTCGACCGCATCGAGGTCGTGGTCCATCCGCAGTCGTACGTCCACTCGATGGTGGAGTTCTCCGACGGCTCCACGCTCGCCCAGGCCACCCCGCCGGACATGCGCGGCCCCATCGCGATCGGCCTCGGCTGGCCCGAGCGCGTCCCGGACGCGGCCCCCGCTTTCGACTGGACCAAGGCGTCGACCTGGGAGTTCTTCCCGCTGGACACCGAGGCCTTCCCCTCGGTGGGACTGGCCCGGCACGTGGGCACCCTGGGCTCCACCGCCCCCGCGGTGTTCAATGCGGCGAACGAGGAGTGCGTCGAGGCGTTCCTGGCCGGTCGGCTGCCGTTCACAGCAATCATGGATACGGTCTCTGCCGTGGTCGATGAGCACGGGACGCCGGACGCGGGAACTTCTCTCACGGTCGCAGACGTCCTCGAAGCGGAGACCTGGGCCAGGGCCCGGGCACAGGAGATGGCGGCCCGGGCCGCCGTGGAGGCGCGCGCATGA